One region of Streptomyces rishiriensis genomic DNA includes:
- a CDS encoding carbon-nitrogen family hydrolase produces the protein MRASLIQIAVEEGESVESRRVRVAALVREQAGAADLVVLPELWTTGAFAYEEFGSEAEPLEGPTYEAMAKAASDAGVWLHAGSIPERAPADGSAAGEGPLYNTSLVFSPSGELAAAYRKIHRFGFDKGEAVLMGAGEELVTVRLPGTTVGVATCYDLRFPELFRGLVDAGAETLVIPAGWPERRRAHWTLLAQARAVENQAFVLACGTAGTHAGVPQAGHSIVVDPWGEVLAEAGSGEEVLTVEFDPSRVATTREQFPALKDRVLGLRTPQRS, from the coding sequence GTGCGCGCCTCTCTGATCCAGATCGCTGTAGAAGAGGGCGAATCGGTTGAATCGCGGCGGGTGCGGGTCGCCGCGCTGGTACGGGAACAGGCCGGTGCCGCCGACCTCGTGGTGCTGCCGGAGCTGTGGACGACCGGAGCGTTCGCCTACGAGGAGTTCGGCAGTGAGGCCGAGCCCCTGGAAGGACCGACGTACGAGGCGATGGCCAAGGCCGCGAGCGACGCGGGCGTATGGCTGCACGCGGGCTCGATCCCGGAGCGGGCTCCGGCCGACGGCTCCGCCGCGGGCGAGGGCCCCCTGTACAACACGTCTCTCGTCTTCTCCCCCTCCGGTGAGCTGGCCGCCGCCTACCGCAAGATCCACCGCTTCGGCTTCGACAAGGGCGAGGCCGTCCTGATGGGCGCGGGCGAGGAACTGGTGACGGTCCGCCTCCCCGGGACGACCGTCGGTGTCGCCACCTGCTACGACCTCCGTTTCCCCGAACTGTTCCGCGGTCTCGTCGACGCCGGCGCCGAGACCCTGGTCATCCCCGCGGGCTGGCCGGAGCGCCGCCGGGCGCACTGGACGCTGCTGGCTCAGGCGCGTGCGGTGGAGAACCAGGCGTTCGTGCTTGCGTGTGGAACGGCCGGGACGCACGCCGGAGTTCCGCAGGCGGGTCACTCGATCGTGGTGGATCCGTGGGGCGAGGTGCTGGCGGAGGCGGGCTCCGGCGAGGAGGTCCTGACGGTCGAGTTCGATCCGTCCAGGGTCGCCACGACCCGGGAGCAGTTCCCGGCCCTGAAGGACCGGGTGCTCGGACTGCGCACCCCGCAGCGCTCCTAG
- a CDS encoding dihydrolipoamide acetyltransferase family protein gives MTTMTEASVREFKMPDVGEGLTEAEILKWYVQPGDTVTDGQVVCEVETAKAAVELPIPYDGVVRALHFPEGTTVDVGMSIIAVDVAGGAGGAPVTAPVAEVPAQAAVQTPAQAPAAPEKQPEPAQAEAPRAAAPQAEAAKPVGSGRQPVLVGYGVAASSTKRRPRKGPEIAVPRVPDTIQAELNGHGGAPAVRERPLAKPPVRKLAKDLGVDLATVVPSGPDGIITREDVHAAVAPAAPVTQAAAVAEPAPQVTQAPATTPAAVPVPSYDTARETRVPVKGVRKATAAAMVGSAFTAPHVTEFVTIDVTRTLKLVEELKQDKDMQGLRVNPLLLIAKALLVAVKRNPEINASWDEAAQEIVVKHYVNLGIAAATPRGLLVPNIKDAHAKTLPQLAESLGELVSTAREGRTSPAAMQGGTVTITNVGVFGVDTGTPILNPGESAILAIGAIKLQPWVHKGKVKPRQVTTLALSFDHRLVDGELGSKVLADVAAILEQPRKLITWG, from the coding sequence GTGACGACGATGACGGAAGCGTCCGTACGCGAGTTCAAGATGCCCGATGTGGGCGAGGGGCTCACCGAAGCCGAGATCCTCAAGTGGTACGTCCAGCCCGGCGACACGGTGACGGACGGCCAGGTGGTGTGCGAGGTCGAGACGGCCAAGGCCGCCGTCGAACTGCCCATCCCCTACGACGGGGTGGTCCGCGCACTGCACTTCCCCGAGGGCACCACGGTCGACGTGGGCATGTCGATCATTGCCGTGGACGTGGCGGGAGGGGCGGGCGGCGCCCCGGTCACCGCCCCGGTCGCCGAGGTACCGGCGCAGGCGGCCGTGCAGACGCCCGCGCAGGCCCCGGCCGCCCCCGAGAAGCAGCCGGAGCCGGCGCAGGCCGAGGCACCGCGGGCAGCGGCACCGCAGGCCGAGGCCGCGAAGCCGGTGGGTTCCGGCCGTCAGCCGGTCCTCGTCGGGTACGGCGTGGCCGCGTCCTCCACCAAGCGCCGTCCGCGCAAGGGACCGGAGATCGCCGTCCCCCGGGTCCCGGACACGATCCAGGCGGAGCTGAACGGCCACGGCGGCGCGCCCGCCGTGCGGGAGCGCCCGCTGGCCAAGCCGCCGGTGCGCAAGCTGGCCAAGGACCTCGGCGTCGATCTCGCCACGGTGGTCCCGTCCGGCCCGGACGGCATCATCACCCGCGAGGACGTCCACGCGGCGGTGGCCCCGGCAGCCCCGGTGACCCAGGCCGCCGCGGTGGCCGAGCCGGCGCCGCAGGTGACCCAGGCTCCGGCCACGACCCCCGCCGCCGTGCCCGTGCCGTCGTACGACACGGCTCGTGAGACCCGTGTCCCGGTCAAGGGCGTCCGCAAGGCGACGGCGGCGGCGATGGTCGGTTCGGCCTTCACCGCGCCGCACGTCACGGAGTTCGTGACCATCGACGTGACGCGCACGCTGAAGCTGGTCGAGGAGCTCAAGCAGGACAAGGACATGCAGGGGCTGCGGGTCAATCCGCTCCTGCTGATCGCCAAAGCCCTGCTGGTCGCCGTCAAGCGCAATCCGGAGATCAACGCCTCCTGGGACGAGGCGGCGCAGGAGATCGTGGTCAAGCACTACGTCAACCTGGGCATCGCGGCCGCGACCCCCAGGGGCCTGCTGGTCCCGAACATCAAGGACGCCCACGCCAAGACGCTGCCGCAGCTGGCGGAGTCCCTGGGCGAGCTGGTCTCGACGGCGAGGGAGGGCCGGACGTCCCCGGCCGCCATGCAGGGCGGCACGGTGACCATCACCAACGTCGGCGTCTTCGGCGTCGACACCGGCACCCCGATCCTCAACCCCGGCGAGTCCGCGATCCTCGCGATCGGCGCGATCAAGCTGCAGCCGTGGGTCCACAAGGGCAAGGTGAAGCCACGTCAGGTGACGACACTGGCGCTGAGCTTCGACCACCGGCTGGTGGACGGGGAGCTGGGCTCCAAGGTGCTGGCCGACGTGGCGGCGATCCTGGAGCAGCCCAGGAAGCTGATCACCTGGGGTTAG
- the pdhA gene encoding pyruvate dehydrogenase (acetyl-transferring) E1 component subunit alpha, whose protein sequence is MTVESTAARKPRRSAGSKAGTTGTERTTRTTARKAAEPELVQLLTPEGKRVKNAKNAEYAKYVAGITPEELRGLYRDMVLTRRFDAEATALQRQGELGLWASLLGQEAAQIGSGRALRDDDYVFPTYREHGVAWCRGVDPTNLLGMFRGVNNGGWDPNGNNFHLYTIVIGSQTLHATGYAMGVAKDGADSAVIAYFGDGASSQGDVAESFTFSAVYNAPVVFFCQNNQWAISEPTEKQTRVPLYQRAQGYGFPGVRVDGNDVLACLAVTRWALDRARDGEGPTLVEAYTYRMGAHTTSDDPTKYRADEEREAWEAKDPILRLRRHLEASNHTDEGFFAELEAESEALGRRVREAVRAMPDPDRFAIFEHVYADGHALVDEERAQFAAYQASFATEAESGFAAGSGDN, encoded by the coding sequence GTGACCGTGGAGAGCACTGCCGCGCGCAAGCCGCGACGCAGCGCCGGAAGCAAGGCCGGCACCACCGGCACCGAGCGCACCACCCGCACCACCGCCAGGAAGGCCGCCGAGCCCGAGCTCGTGCAGCTTCTGACGCCGGAGGGCAAGCGGGTCAAGAACGCGAAGAACGCCGAGTACGCCAAGTACGTCGCCGGCATCACCCCCGAGGAGCTCCGCGGCCTCTACCGCGACATGGTGCTCACCCGCCGCTTCGACGCCGAGGCCACCGCGCTCCAGCGCCAGGGCGAGCTGGGCCTGTGGGCCTCGCTGCTCGGCCAGGAGGCCGCCCAGATCGGCTCCGGCCGGGCCCTGCGCGACGACGACTACGTCTTCCCGACCTACCGCGAGCACGGCGTCGCCTGGTGCCGCGGGGTCGACCCGACCAACCTGCTCGGCATGTTCCGGGGGGTGAACAACGGCGGCTGGGACCCCAACGGCAACAACTTCCACCTCTACACGATCGTCATCGGCTCCCAGACCCTGCACGCGACGGGCTACGCCATGGGCGTCGCCAAGGACGGCGCGGACAGCGCGGTGATCGCCTACTTCGGCGACGGCGCGAGCAGCCAGGGCGATGTCGCGGAGTCCTTCACCTTCTCCGCCGTCTACAACGCGCCGGTCGTGTTCTTCTGCCAGAACAACCAGTGGGCCATCTCCGAGCCCACCGAGAAGCAGACCCGGGTGCCGCTCTACCAGCGCGCCCAGGGTTACGGCTTCCCCGGCGTCCGCGTCGACGGCAACGACGTCCTCGCCTGCCTCGCGGTCACCAGGTGGGCGCTGGACCGGGCCCGCGACGGCGAGGGACCCACCCTCGTCGAGGCGTACACGTACCGCATGGGCGCCCACACCACCTCCGACGACCCGACGAAGTACCGGGCCGACGAGGAGCGCGAGGCCTGGGAGGCGAAGGACCCGATCCTGCGCCTGCGCCGCCACCTGGAGGCCTCAAACCACACGGACGAGGGATTCTTCGCGGAACTCGAGGCGGAGAGCGAGGCGTTGGGCAGGCGAGTGCGCGAAGCGGTCCGCGCCATGCCGGACCCGGACCGCTTCGCCATCTTCGAGCACGTGTACGCGGACGGACACGCGCTCGTCGACGAGGAGCGGGCCCAGTTCGCGGCCTACCAGGCATCGTTCGCGACGGAAGCCGAGAGCGGCTTCGCCGCGGGTTCGGGGGACAACTGA
- a CDS encoding MFS transporter, whose product MAIWGIGVSVYFVAVIFRTSLGVAGLDAAERFQVNASALSTFSILQLLVYAGMQIPVGLLVDRLGTKRVLTIGVVLFTAGQLGFAFSPSYGTALASRALLGCGDAMTFISVLRLGTRWFPARRGPMVAQLAGLAGMAGNLVSTLVLARLLHGIGWTAAFAGSALAGVVVLALLLLFLKDHPEGHEPEPFPHQGAAYVRRQIAASWREPGTRLGLWVHFTTQFPAMVFLLLWGLPFLVEAQGLSRATAGELLTLVVLSNMVVGLVYGQIVARHHEARLPLALSTVGATALMWAATLAYPGDRAPMWLLVTLCAVLGACGPASMLGFDFARPANPPERQGTASGITNMGGFVASMTTLFAVGVLLDATGDDYTIAFSCVFVLQAVGVSQILRLRSRAARRERERLVASRVETVHVPA is encoded by the coding sequence ATGGCCATCTGGGGGATCGGGGTCTCGGTCTACTTCGTCGCGGTCATCTTCCGCACCTCCCTGGGGGTGGCCGGCCTCGACGCCGCCGAGCGCTTCCAGGTCAACGCCTCGGCCCTGTCGACCTTCTCCATCCTCCAGCTCCTGGTCTACGCGGGCATGCAGATACCGGTGGGCCTGCTGGTCGACCGGCTCGGCACCAAGAGGGTGCTGACGATCGGCGTCGTGCTGTTCACGGCCGGCCAGCTCGGTTTCGCCTTCTCCCCGTCCTACGGCACGGCCCTCGCCTCCCGCGCTCTGCTCGGCTGCGGGGACGCGATGACGTTCATCAGCGTCCTGCGGCTGGGGACCAGGTGGTTCCCGGCGCGCCGGGGCCCGATGGTCGCGCAGCTGGCGGGACTGGCGGGAATGGCGGGCAACCTGGTCTCGACCCTGGTCCTGGCCCGCCTCCTGCACGGCATCGGCTGGACGGCGGCCTTCGCGGGCAGCGCCCTGGCCGGAGTGGTCGTCCTGGCCCTGCTGCTGCTCTTTCTGAAGGACCACCCCGAGGGGCACGAGCCCGAACCGTTCCCGCACCAGGGCGCGGCGTACGTCCGCCGCCAGATCGCCGCGTCCTGGCGCGAGCCGGGCACCCGCCTCGGCCTGTGGGTGCACTTCACCACCCAGTTCCCGGCGATGGTGTTCCTGCTCCTGTGGGGCCTGCCGTTCCTGGTGGAGGCACAGGGCCTGTCGCGGGCGACGGCCGGTGAACTCCTGACCCTGGTGGTGCTGAGCAACATGGTCGTGGGCCTGGTCTACGGCCAGATCGTCGCCCGCCACCACGAAGCCCGGCTGCCGCTGGCCCTGAGCACCGTCGGCGCGACGGCCCTGATGTGGGCGGCCACGCTCGCCTACCCCGGCGACCGGGCGCCGATGTGGCTGCTCGTGACGCTCTGCGCGGTGCTGGGCGCGTGCGGCCCCGCCTCCATGCTCGGCTTCGACTTCGCCCGCCCGGCCAACCCGCCCGAGCGTCAGGGAACGGCCTCCGGCATCACCAACATGGGTGGTTTCGTGGCGTCCATGACGACGCTCTTCGCGGTCGGCGTGCTGCTGGACGCGACCGGCGACGACTACACGATCGCCTTCTCCTGCGTCTTCGTCCTCCAGGCCGTCGGCGTCAGCCAGATCCTGCGGCTGCGCAGCCGGGCGGCTCGGCGCGAGCGGGAGCGGCTGGTGGCGAGCCGCGTCGAAACGGTGCACGTGCCTGCGTAG
- a CDS encoding GlxA family transcriptional regulator — MPQESSQPARPTRSTRSGGRVPHRVAVIVDEGTNPFEVGVATELFGLPRPELGLARPLYEVVLCTPAREVRMNHGFFTMTGGRGLEAVDSADTLVVPGRPDNVVPRGPDVLDAIRRTHARGARVMSFCTGTFALAEAGLLDGRRATTHWMWAETFRALHPRVRLESDVLFVDEGGILTAAGSAAALDLGLYVVRRDHGAEIANAVSRRLVFAAHRDGGQRQFVERPVPDVPDESLAPLLAWAQGRLGEPLTVTELAARAAVSPATLHRRFRAQLGTTPLAWLTAERVALACRLIERGEQRLDVVAARSGLGTAANLRARVRRETGLSPSAYRRRFGPAAGEAVTA, encoded by the coding sequence ATGCCGCAAGAATCCTCGCAGCCCGCTCGGCCGACTCGATCCACTCGGTCGGGCGGGCGGGTACCGCACCGGGTCGCCGTGATCGTGGACGAGGGCACCAATCCCTTCGAGGTCGGGGTCGCCACCGAGCTGTTCGGACTGCCCCGGCCCGAACTCGGGCTGGCCCGGCCGCTGTACGAGGTCGTGCTGTGCACGCCCGCGCGCGAGGTGCGGATGAACCACGGGTTCTTCACCATGACCGGCGGACGTGGCCTGGAGGCGGTGGACTCGGCGGACACCCTCGTGGTGCCCGGTCGGCCGGACAACGTCGTGCCGCGCGGCCCCGACGTCCTCGACGCCATCCGGCGCACCCACGCGCGCGGGGCGCGGGTGATGAGCTTCTGCACCGGCACCTTCGCGCTCGCCGAGGCCGGGCTGCTCGACGGACGCCGGGCCACCACGCACTGGATGTGGGCCGAGACGTTCCGGGCGCTGCATCCGCGGGTGCGGCTGGAATCCGACGTCCTGTTCGTCGACGAGGGCGGCATCCTCACCGCCGCGGGCAGCGCCGCCGCGCTCGACCTGGGGCTGTACGTCGTACGGCGCGACCATGGCGCGGAGATCGCCAACGCGGTCTCCCGCCGGCTGGTGTTCGCCGCGCACCGCGACGGCGGCCAGCGGCAGTTCGTGGAGCGCCCGGTGCCGGACGTGCCGGACGAGTCGCTGGCGCCGCTGCTCGCCTGGGCGCAGGGGCGGCTGGGGGAGCCGCTGACCGTGACGGAACTCGCGGCGCGGGCGGCGGTGAGCCCGGCGACCCTGCACCGGCGGTTCCGGGCTCAGCTCGGCACCACCCCGCTCGCCTGGCTGACGGCGGAAAGGGTGGCGCTCGCCTGCCGGCTGATCGAGCGGGGTGAGCAGCGGCTGGACGTGGTGGCGGCCAGGAGCGGGCTGGGGACCGCCGCGAACCTTCGCGCACGCGTGCGGCGAGAGACCGGACTCAGCCCATCGGCCTACCGGCGGCGTTTCGGACCGGCCGCCGGGGAAGCCGTAACGGCATGA
- a CDS encoding GntR family transcriptional regulator, translating to MPSSAPPAPVPVKQPPAADRVYAHVKHAVLDRRYEGGTLLTEGELAEAVGVSRTPVREALLRLEVEGLIKLYPKKGALVLPVSAQEIADVVETRLLVEEHAARKAVPASAALIERLEELLARQKAQAAAGDLAAAAVTDRCFHAEIVRSGGNDILSRLYDQLRDRQLRMGVAVMHSHPDRIAKTLGEHEEILQALRSGDAEAAVEIVHRHVGWFSHLARGEVR from the coding sequence ATGCCGTCCTCCGCCCCGCCCGCGCCCGTCCCCGTGAAGCAACCGCCCGCCGCCGACCGCGTGTACGCGCACGTCAAGCACGCTGTACTGGACCGCCGTTACGAGGGGGGCACCCTTCTCACCGAGGGCGAACTCGCCGAGGCCGTCGGCGTCTCGCGCACTCCGGTGCGCGAGGCGCTGCTGCGCCTGGAGGTGGAGGGGCTGATCAAGCTCTACCCGAAGAAGGGCGCCCTGGTCCTGCCGGTCTCCGCACAGGAGATCGCGGACGTGGTGGAGACCCGGCTGCTGGTCGAGGAGCACGCGGCACGGAAAGCGGTTCCCGCGTCGGCCGCGCTGATCGAGCGGCTGGAGGAACTGCTCGCGAGGCAGAAGGCGCAGGCCGCGGCCGGCGATCTGGCCGCGGCCGCCGTGACGGACCGGTGCTTCCACGCGGAGATCGTCCGCAGCGGCGGCAACGACATCCTGTCGAGGCTGTACGACCAGCTCCGCGACCGCCAGCTGCGGATGGGCGTCGCCGTGATGCACTCCCACCCCGACCGGATAGCCAAAACGCTGGGCGAGCACGAGGAGATCCTTCAGGCGCTGCGCTCCGGTGACGCCGAGGCCGCCGTCGAGATCGTGCACCGGCACGTCGGCTGGTTCTCCCACCTGGCCCGCGGAGAGGTCCGATGA
- a CDS encoding cupin domain-containing protein, which yields MTTEPVSLATALASFTQRWSPRIVTAVNDYDVRVAKVEGEHVWHVHDHTDEFFLVLDGELHIALREAGGERTVVLPRNSVYTVPRGTEHKPFAPVPTEILVFEPTGTLSVGDRHDDVPDHVDATTGHALA from the coding sequence ATGACCACCGAACCCGTCTCCCTGGCCACCGCCCTCGCCTCCTTCACCCAGCGCTGGAGCCCTCGCATCGTCACCGCCGTCAACGACTACGACGTGCGCGTCGCGAAGGTCGAGGGCGAGCACGTGTGGCACGTCCACGACCACACCGACGAGTTCTTTCTCGTCCTGGACGGCGAGCTCCACATCGCGCTGCGGGAAGCGGGTGGCGAGCGCACCGTCGTCCTGCCCAGGAACTCGGTGTACACCGTCCCGCGCGGTACGGAGCACAAGCCGTTCGCGCCGGTCCCCACGGAGATCCTCGTCTTCGAGCCGACCGGCACGCTCTCCGTGGGCGACCGCCACGACGACGTTCCGGACCATGTGGACGCCACGACGGGGCACGCCCTGGCGTGA
- a CDS encoding LURP-one-related/scramblase family protein — protein MRFLVRDRLLGFGDDYWIEDDHGNKVYLVDGKAMRLRETFELKDTRGRVLIDIHQKMFALRDTMVIERAGEPLATIRRKRLSLLRNHYRVALADGRTELDVSGKILDREFAVEYDGELLAVVSRRWLHVRETYGVDVVREDADPALLIAVAVCVIHLADKDHED, from the coding sequence ATGAGATTCCTCGTACGCGACCGGCTTCTCGGCTTCGGTGACGACTACTGGATCGAGGACGACCACGGCAACAAGGTGTACCTCGTCGACGGCAAGGCGATGCGGCTGCGGGAGACCTTCGAGCTGAAGGACACCCGTGGACGGGTCCTGATCGACATCCACCAGAAGATGTTCGCCCTGCGGGACACCATGGTGATCGAACGGGCCGGGGAGCCGCTGGCCACGATCCGGCGCAAGCGGCTGTCGCTGCTGCGCAACCACTACCGGGTGGCCCTGGCGGACGGCCGCACCGAACTCGACGTCAGCGGCAAGATCCTCGACCGCGAGTTCGCGGTCGAGTACGACGGCGAGCTGCTGGCCGTCGTCTCCCGGCGGTGGCTGCACGTGCGGGAGACGTACGGCGTCGACGTCGTACGGGAGGACGCGGATCCCGCGCTGCTGATCGCGGTGGCCGTGTGTGTGATCCACCTCGCCGACAAGGACCACGAGGACTAG
- a CDS encoding maleylpyruvate isomerase family mycothiol-dependent enzyme — translation MSLHPTLQPYADAWTHSIEAISELVQPLAEADWNRRTPCPGWSVRDIVSHVIGLDCEMYGDPRPIHTLPRDLYHVTNDIQRYMEMQVDVRRHHTAPEMTSELEYTVIRRNRQLRNETRQPTTMVRGPLGTELTLEESMRKHAFNVWAHEQDLRAALGRPGNLDSPGAHIARDALLAELPAVVAEKADAPRSSAVVFDVHGPIEFLRTIRVDIQGRGSLETAPALGPAAAFTLDWETYVRLACGRVTAEAVADRVKAEGEPELTTAILRNFAVTR, via the coding sequence GTGAGTCTGCATCCCACCCTCCAGCCCTACGCCGACGCCTGGACCCACTCCATCGAAGCGATATCCGAGCTGGTGCAGCCGCTGGCGGAAGCGGACTGGAACCGCCGGACGCCGTGCCCCGGCTGGTCGGTGCGCGACATCGTGTCGCACGTCATCGGGCTGGACTGCGAGATGTACGGCGACCCGCGCCCCATCCACACCCTCCCGCGCGACCTGTACCACGTCACCAACGACATCCAGCGCTACATGGAGATGCAGGTGGACGTCCGCCGCCACCACACGGCGCCGGAGATGACGTCCGAGCTGGAGTACACGGTCATCCGCCGCAACCGCCAGCTGCGCAACGAGACGCGCCAGCCCACCACGATGGTGCGCGGCCCGCTCGGCACGGAGCTCACGCTCGAGGAGTCGATGCGCAAGCACGCGTTCAACGTGTGGGCGCACGAGCAGGACCTGCGCGCCGCTCTCGGCCGGCCCGGCAACCTCGACTCGCCCGGCGCGCACATCGCCCGCGACGCGCTGCTCGCCGAGCTCCCGGCCGTCGTCGCCGAGAAGGCCGACGCGCCCCGCAGCTCGGCGGTCGTCTTCGACGTGCACGGGCCGATCGAGTTCCTGCGCACCATCCGCGTCGACATCCAGGGCCGCGGCTCCCTGGAGACGGCCCCGGCGCTCGGCCCGGCCGCCGCCTTCACCCTCGACTGGGAGACGTATGTGCGTCTGGCCTGCGGGCGGGTGACGGCGGAGGCGGTCGCCGACCGGGTGAAGGCGGAGGGCGAACCGGAGCTGACCACCGCGATCCTGCGGAACTTCGCGGTCACCAGGTAG
- a CDS encoding D-alanyl-D-alanine carboxypeptidase family protein: protein MITATKGLRVRRAASVAVTVGAVLATGALTAAPAQAVTVPTIAAKTGFVMNNANGAALYNKGMDTKLSTGSTTKIMTANVVLSQTNLNLDTKVTIQKAYSDYIVANNASSARLIVGDKVTVRQLLYGLMLPSGCDAAYALADKFGTGTTRAARVKNFIAKMNSKAKALGMTKTHFDSFDGIGNGSNYSTAKDLTKLASNSLKGANFRAIVAKKSYTAKTITKTGSTRTMAAWTNTNTLLSSYRGAIGVKTGSGPEAKYCLVFAATRNGKTVVGTVLASTSVTVRASDATKLLNFGFAKLG, encoded by the coding sequence TTGATAACCGCCACCAAGGGCCTCCGAGTCCGCAGGGCCGCGTCCGTCGCCGTCACCGTCGGCGCAGTGCTCGCGACCGGAGCCCTCACCGCGGCACCCGCACAAGCCGTCACGGTGCCCACGATCGCCGCCAAGACCGGCTTCGTGATGAACAATGCGAACGGTGCCGCGCTCTACAACAAGGGCATGGACACCAAGCTGTCCACCGGCTCCACCACCAAGATCATGACGGCGAACGTCGTGCTGTCGCAGACGAACCTGAACCTGGACACCAAGGTCACCATCCAGAAGGCCTACAGCGACTACATAGTGGCCAACAACGCCTCGTCCGCACGTCTGATCGTCGGCGACAAGGTCACGGTCCGTCAGCTGCTCTACGGGCTGATGCTGCCGTCCGGCTGTGACGCCGCGTACGCCCTGGCCGACAAGTTCGGCACGGGCACGACGCGGGCCGCGCGCGTGAAGAACTTCATCGCCAAGATGAACAGCAAGGCCAAGGCGCTCGGCATGACCAAGACGCACTTCGACTCGTTCGACGGCATCGGCAACGGGTCGAACTACTCGACCGCCAAGGACCTGACGAAGCTCGCCAGCAACTCGCTGAAGGGCGCGAACTTCCGGGCGATCGTCGCGAAGAAGTCGTACACCGCGAAGACGATCACCAAGACCGGCTCCACCCGCACCATGGCGGCCTGGACCAACACCAACACGCTGCTGAGCAGCTACCGCGGCGCCATCGGCGTGAAGACGGGCTCCGGCCCGGAGGCGAAGTACTGCCTCGTCTTCGCCGCCACCCGTAACGGCAAGACCGTCGTGGGTACCGTGCTGGCCTCCACCAGCGTGACGGTGCGTGCCTCCGACGCGACGAAGCTGCTCAACTTCGGCTTCGCCAAGCTGGGCTGA
- a CDS encoding alpha-ketoacid dehydrogenase subunit beta gives MAETVTSKNLALAKAINESLRRALEEDPKVLIMGEDVGKLGGVFRVTDGLQKDFGESRVIDTPLAESGIVGTAIGLALRGYRPVVEIQFDGFVFPAYDQIVTQLAKMHARSLGKVKLPVVVRIPYGGGIGAVEHHSESPEALFAHVSGLKIVSPSNASDAYWMMQQAIQSDDPVIFFEPKRRYWDKGEVNPEAIPGPLHRAQVVREGTDLTLVAYGPMVKLCQEVAAAAAEEGKNLEILDLRSVSPLDFDAIQTSVEKTRRLVVVHEAPVFFGSGAEIAARITERCFYHLEAPVLRVGGYHAPYPPARLEEEYLPGLDRVLDAVDRALAY, from the coding sequence ATGGCGGAGACCGTGACGTCCAAGAACCTGGCCCTGGCCAAGGCGATCAACGAGTCGTTGCGCCGCGCCCTGGAGGAGGACCCCAAGGTCCTGATCATGGGTGAGGACGTCGGCAAGCTCGGCGGCGTCTTCCGGGTGACGGACGGCCTGCAGAAGGACTTCGGCGAGAGCCGTGTCATCGACACCCCGCTCGCCGAGTCCGGCATCGTCGGCACCGCGATCGGGCTGGCCCTGCGCGGCTACCGCCCGGTGGTGGAGATCCAGTTCGACGGCTTCGTGTTCCCGGCCTACGACCAGATCGTCACCCAGCTCGCCAAGATGCACGCGCGCTCGCTCGGCAAGGTCAAGCTGCCGGTCGTCGTCCGCATCCCCTACGGCGGCGGCATCGGCGCGGTCGAGCACCACTCGGAGTCGCCGGAGGCCCTCTTCGCCCACGTGTCGGGCCTGAAGATCGTCTCCCCGTCCAACGCGTCCGACGCGTACTGGATGATGCAGCAGGCCATCCAGAGCGACGACCCGGTGATCTTCTTCGAGCCGAAGCGGCGCTACTGGGACAAGGGCGAGGTCAACCCCGAGGCGATCCCCGGCCCGCTGCACAGGGCCCAGGTCGTCCGTGAGGGCACGGACCTGACCCTCGTCGCCTACGGCCCGATGGTGAAGCTCTGCCAGGAGGTCGCCGCCGCGGCCGCAGAGGAGGGCAAGAACCTGGAGATCCTGGACCTGCGGTCGGTGTCCCCCCTGGACTTCGACGCGATCCAGACGTCGGTGGAGAAGACCCGCCGCCTGGTGGTCGTCCACGAGGCGCCGGTGTTCTTCGGCTCCGGCGCGGAGATCGCCGCCCGGATCACCGAGCGCTGCTTCTACCACCTGGAGGCCCCGGTGCTCAGGGTCGGCGGCTATCACGCGCCGTACCCGCCGGCGCGCCTGGAGGAGGAGTACCTGCCGGGCCTGGACCGGGTGCTCGACGCCGTCGACCGTGCCCTGGCGTACTGA